In Prochlorococcus marinus CUG1415, the sequence CTTGACATTTCTCCGCCAGAAATAACATTTGATAATGGAGCCAGCTTCTGATCAGGATTAGCAGAAAACAAAAAATTTATATCGTCAATTCCATCGCCAGAAGGATTGCAGACAGTAAATTCAATTGAAAAATTTGCATTTTCTAAACCTAGATTGCCTAAAATCGACATTACTGAATTTTGTAATTGTTTAGCAATTTTTTTTCTTTCAGTAGATTGAATAACAAATAAAGAATTTAAATTACTTAGTAAATTCTCAATTTGAGATTTAATACTGCAAATCTCATTATCTTGATCGTTTTGTTGGAAATAAGTCTTTAATTGATCACGCTTTTCGATTAATTGAGTTAGATCCAATGAAAAAGTTCTCTCTAAGTTTTTTAAAAAGAATAATCTTTTTTGTATTTCTGGAAGATTAGATTCATAATTTTCTGTTTCTTGCAAATATGACTTTAGATCAAAAATCAAATCTTCAACATCAGCATGAATATTGAATAACTTCTCTCTAAATTGTTGAATCTTTAAATCGAAATCGGCTGTTTTATTTAAAATCTTTAGTGATTGATTTATGAAAGAAGTTACTGACGGTTCATCATGACTGAAATTATTTAAATTTTCTAATGATGATTTAATTGAATTATTAATTTCAAGATTATTTACAAGTTTATTTTCTAATGACTCTAGTTCTAAAATTTCTTCACTTGAATTTAAATCAGCTTCTTCTAAACTCTTCAACATGAGTTTAATTGCCAAATTTTCTTCTTCTTGATTCCTAGAAAATTCTATTTTTTCATTCAATAATCTTGTTAACTTTTCACTTTCTCTCCATATACTTTTAATCCTTTCGCTAGTATCTCTAAATTCTTTAGAACATAAGTCATCAATAATTAGTCTTCTCTTGTCTAGAGAGTCAAAGATAAAAGTGTCAGATTGACCTGCAAAATCTATTAAAAATCCTCCAAGTTTTTCTAATAATTGTCTATTAATTGGTAAATCATTAAGGCTATATTTAGATAAGATTTTATTATTTTTTTTATAGGATTTTCTTTTAATTTTCAGTTCTGAAGAAGTTATTTCAAAACCATTACTAATTAACCAATTATTAATTTGAAAAGAAGAAGAAAATATCGCCTCAATAACGCAAAAATCTTTTCCTGGACGTATTAAATGTTTTAGAGGTATATTAGTTCCACCAAATAGAGCATTTAGGGAATCCAAAATTAATGATTTTCCTGAACCTGAATCCCCAGTTATGATATTCAAACCTTTTTCGAAATTAATTTCTATAATTTCTATTAAGGCAATATTTTCTATTTTTAGTTGTATTAACATGATAAATCTTCCATATAAAAAAATTAACTTCTTTTTTAGAAAAATAAAGGTTTTAAATATATAAAGTTATGAAAGAAGACTTTACTGATTTTATTGAGGTATCTGGACTCTTAAATTATGATCCAGATACAATTTCTAAAATTTACAAAAAAAACCCTAAAAGACTTTTAAAAAGACTTTGGCAAACACTCCTACCTATTTTTGCTTACATCTTTTCCGTTGGATGGGATAAATTAACTGGAAGACTGAAAAATGAACAGCAAGCAAGATTTAGAGCAAGAGAATTAACAAATTTGTTAGTAGAACTTGGACCTGCATTTGTTAAAGCAGGCCAAGCTTTATCAACAAGACCAGATATAATCCCAGGTATTCTTCTAGAAGAATTATCTGAATTGCAAGA encodes:
- a CDS encoding AAA family ATPase, encoding MLIQLKIENIALIEIIEINFEKGLNIITGDSGSGKSLILDSLNALFGGTNIPLKHLIRPGKDFCVIEAIFSSSFQINNWLISNGFEITSSELKIKRKSYKKNNKILSKYSLNDLPINRQLLEKLGGFLIDFAGQSDTFIFDSLDKRRLIIDDLCSKEFRDTSERIKSIWRESEKLTRLLNEKIEFSRNQEEENLAIKLMLKSLEEADLNSSEEILELESLENKLVNNLEINNSIKSSLENLNNFSHDEPSVTSFINQSLKILNKTADFDLKIQQFREKLFNIHADVEDLIFDLKSYLQETENYESNLPEIQKRLFFLKNLERTFSLDLTQLIEKRDQLKTYFQQNDQDNEICSIKSQIENLLSNLNSLFVIQSTERKKIAKQLQNSVMSILGNLGLENANFSIEFTVCNPSGDGIDDINFLFSANPDQKLAPLSNVISGGEMSRFLLAIKSSISKKPNTFFLDEIDSGLSGKSLFSLVELIKEISKNQQVLCITHQPFLAAAGSAHFKVYKNVINGITYTSISKLTTTKERKHELIELIGGGFGEANDYASKLLVRAAA